From a single Nostoc sp. MS1 genomic region:
- a CDS encoding WD40 repeat domain-containing protein: MNPTTSKTKEFEVHFSGTLAEYVTAIAWCPQGDTLAAASAAGEVVIWQDGDLTTLQASTGQSVDCLAFSPDGKFLAIGGQDGRVKIWRERELVATLENSPAWVDKLAWSHAGNQLAFSLGRYVQVWDAESSEVVTTLNFADSSALSIDWRIDGQYLAIGGNKGVKIWHAQDWDEEPYNLNMPTVSVTMAWSPDGKFLASGNMDRSITVLEWNNPDPWVMRGFPGKIRQLAWSEVNSRVGAPILASSSMEGIVVWEKLEDENLGWEAQVLTNHVGVINTIAFAPKSFTLASAATDGWLCLWNEAKQVSQILTGVTDGFSTLAWHPQGKLLAAGGEKGELFIWVKSLGG, encoded by the coding sequence ATGAACCCAACAACCAGCAAAACTAAGGAATTTGAAGTACACTTTTCCGGGACACTTGCAGAGTATGTAACGGCGATCGCCTGGTGTCCGCAAGGAGATACCCTAGCTGCGGCTTCGGCGGCTGGGGAGGTGGTAATTTGGCAGGATGGTGATTTGACAACACTACAAGCTAGTACTGGCCAGTCAGTGGATTGTCTAGCTTTCTCCCCTGATGGCAAGTTTTTAGCTATTGGCGGACAAGATGGCCGGGTGAAGATTTGGCGGGAACGGGAATTAGTCGCCACTTTAGAAAATTCGCCTGCATGGGTAGACAAACTTGCTTGGAGTCATGCTGGTAATCAGTTAGCTTTTAGTTTAGGGCGTTATGTACAGGTCTGGGATGCTGAAAGTAGCGAGGTTGTTACTACCCTGAATTTTGCCGACTCATCTGCATTAAGTATTGATTGGCGTATTGATGGACAATATTTAGCGATCGGTGGGAATAAGGGCGTAAAAATTTGGCACGCGCAAGACTGGGATGAAGAACCTTATAATCTCAATATGCCTACGGTGAGTGTGACGATGGCATGGTCGCCTGACGGTAAATTCCTGGCTTCTGGCAATATGGATCGTAGTATCACCGTTTTGGAATGGAATAATCCTGACCCTTGGGTGATGCGTGGCTTTCCTGGTAAGATTCGTCAGTTAGCGTGGTCAGAAGTAAATAGTCGAGTAGGTGCGCCGATACTAGCGTCTTCTAGTATGGAAGGTATAGTAGTTTGGGAAAAATTAGAGGATGAAAACTTGGGATGGGAAGCGCAAGTTTTGACTAATCATGTGGGTGTGATTAATACGATCGCCTTTGCACCCAAAAGCTTTACACTTGCTTCCGCCGCAACTGACGGCTGGCTGTGTCTATGGAATGAAGCCAAGCAAGTATCTCAAATTCTCACAGGCGTTACTGATGGGTTTTCTACCCTAGCATGGCATCCCCAAGGTAAACTATTAGCCGCAGGTGGTGAGAAAGGGGAATTATTTATTTGGGTAAAAAGTTTAGGTGGTTAA
- a CDS encoding CobW family GTP-binding protein — translation MVADVIPDSVPVTVLTGYLGAGKTTLLNHILTYEHGKKVAVIVNEFGEVGIDNQLVIDADEEIFEMNNGCICCTVRGDLIRIIGNLMKRRDKFDHLVIETTGLADPAPVIQTFFVDEDMQSQLALDAVVTVVDAKHIWQHWDADEAQEQIAFADVILLNKTDLVAPTELDELEKRIRSMNAIAKIYRTRNSELSMDALLGVKAFDLDRALEIDPNFLGEDTHEHDDTVFSVALVQEGELDGEKLNAWLSELLRTQGPDIFRMKGILNIAGEDNRFVFQGVHMIFDGRPDRPWKSTEKRKNELVFIGRNLNEDQLRQDFLACLV, via the coding sequence ATGGTAGCTGACGTAATTCCAGATTCAGTTCCCGTTACTGTTTTGACTGGCTATTTGGGGGCAGGTAAAACAACGCTACTTAATCATATTCTCACATACGAACATGGTAAAAAAGTTGCTGTGATCGTTAATGAATTTGGGGAAGTAGGCATTGATAACCAATTAGTTATTGATGCAGACGAAGAAATTTTTGAAATGAACAACGGCTGTATCTGTTGTACAGTTCGGGGTGACTTAATCCGCATCATTGGTAATTTGATGAAGCGCCGGGATAAGTTTGACCATTTAGTAATTGAGACTACAGGATTGGCTGACCCTGCACCAGTAATTCAGACATTCTTTGTAGATGAAGATATGCAAAGTCAACTGGCTTTAGATGCAGTGGTGACAGTAGTTGATGCCAAGCATATTTGGCAGCATTGGGATGCAGACGAAGCCCAAGAACAAATTGCTTTTGCTGATGTAATTTTACTTAATAAAACTGATTTAGTTGCCCCAACAGAATTAGATGAATTAGAAAAACGTATTCGGTCGATGAATGCGATCGCCAAAATCTACCGCACTCGCAATTCAGAATTATCAATGGATGCCTTATTAGGTGTAAAAGCCTTTGATTTAGACCGTGCTTTGGAAATAGATCCAAATTTCTTAGGTGAAGATACCCACGAACATGATGATACAGTTTTTTCTGTGGCTTTAGTTCAGGAAGGGGAACTCGACGGAGAAAAATTAAACGCTTGGCTATCAGAATTATTACGTACCCAAGGCCCTGATATCTTCCGCATGAAAGGCATATTAAATATTGCTGGTGAAGATAATAGATTTGTCTTCCAAGGGGTACACATGATATTTGATGGTAGACCCGATCGCCCCTGGAAATCAACTGAAAAACGCAAAAACGAATTAGTATTCATCGGCCGCAATTTAAACGAAGACCAACTCAGGCAAGATTTCCTCGCTTGTTTAGTTTAG
- a CDS encoding phosphate-starvation-inducible PsiE family protein, protein MPKRIITQLNSWFHRDKIVSNLEFFQDIIIISLCMGLFCVMLIRLADMFLSFLHPLDLREVTSDILFILILVELFRLLIDYLQTQKISVGAAAEITIVSALREVIIRGVLEIPRDQILGISIFLLVLLGILIALPWISQFFEHVRITEYKNPQDSIETLSSDSINGN, encoded by the coding sequence ATGCCTAAAAGAATAATTACACAATTAAATAGTTGGTTTCATAGAGATAAGATTGTCAGTAATCTTGAATTTTTTCAAGATATTATTATCATTTCGTTGTGTATGGGCTTATTTTGTGTGATGCTCATCCGTTTAGCTGATATGTTTTTATCTTTTCTACATCCTCTGGATTTGAGAGAAGTAACGTCTGATATTTTGTTTATTTTAATTTTAGTAGAGCTATTTCGTTTATTAATTGATTACTTACAAACACAAAAAATATCAGTGGGTGCTGCCGCAGAAATTACTATAGTTTCTGCATTACGGGAAGTAATTATACGTGGAGTTTTGGAAATACCTCGTGATCAAATTTTAGGTATTTCTATATTTCTCTTAGTTCTATTGGGAATATTAATAGCCTTACCTTGGATATCTCAGTTTTTTGAACACGTTAGAATTACTGAATACAAAAATCCCCAAGATAGCATAGAAACATTATCTAGTGATTCTATTAATGGAAATTAG
- the nifV gene encoding homocitrate synthase: MNKVLINDTTLRDGEQAAGVAFSVEEKIAIALILDAIGVHEIEVGIPAMGKAEQQAIANIVNLDLQAHLLGWNRAVISDIQASIACGLQRVHISIPVSAIQIAAKFQGRWQLVLQKLQDSISFAVDRGLFVSIGGEDSSRADESFLLDIVSAAQEWGASRFRFCDTVGILDPFATYTKVKQLVTSLSIPVEMHTHNDFGLATANALAGIKAGALSVNTTVNGLGERAGNAALEEVVMALKHLYHYDLGIDTKRLLEISQLVASASGYAVPPWKAIVGENTFAHESGIHAHGVLQNPQTYEPYAPEEVGKERRLVVGKHSGRHLLSSILEQHGIVLNHEETQSILDAVRQESVEKKRSLTPQELLHLVQIQQHSWAS; encoded by the coding sequence ATGAATAAAGTGCTGATTAATGACACTACATTACGTGATGGAGAACAAGCGGCTGGTGTTGCTTTTAGCGTCGAGGAAAAAATAGCGATCGCGCTGATTCTCGATGCTATCGGCGTGCATGAAATTGAAGTAGGAATACCTGCAATGGGTAAAGCAGAACAGCAGGCGATCGCAAATATTGTTAACCTAGATTTGCAAGCACATCTACTAGGTTGGAACCGCGCTGTCATTTCTGATATTCAAGCTTCCATCGCCTGTGGTTTGCAGCGAGTTCATATCTCTATTCCCGTTTCTGCAATCCAAATCGCCGCCAAATTCCAAGGACGTTGGCAATTAGTTCTGCAAAAACTTCAAGATAGTATTAGTTTTGCCGTTGATCGAGGCTTGTTTGTTTCCATCGGTGGCGAAGACTCATCAAGAGCCGATGAAAGCTTTCTTCTTGATATCGTATCAGCTGCTCAAGAATGGGGCGCATCAAGATTTCGCTTTTGTGACACAGTAGGTATTCTCGACCCTTTCGCCACCTACACCAAAGTAAAACAATTGGTGACATCTTTGAGCATACCTGTGGAGATGCACACCCACAACGATTTCGGTTTAGCCACAGCTAACGCCTTAGCAGGTATTAAAGCAGGTGCTTTATCAGTAAATACTACAGTTAATGGACTAGGAGAAAGAGCCGGTAATGCTGCTTTAGAAGAAGTAGTAATGGCTCTCAAGCACTTATATCACTATGATTTAGGCATTGATACAAAACGGTTACTCGAAATTTCTCAACTAGTAGCATCAGCATCAGGGTACGCAGTACCACCTTGGAAAGCGATCGTCGGTGAAAATACCTTTGCCCATGAATCAGGTATTCATGCTCATGGTGTGCTGCAAAATCCCCAAACCTACGAACCCTATGCACCAGAAGAAGTAGGTAAAGAGCGCCGTTTAGTTGTAGGTAAACATTCTGGTAGACATTTACTATCTAGCATTTTAGAGCAACACGGCATTGTTCTCAATCACGAAGAAACCCAATCTATCCTAGATGCAGTTAGACAAGAATCGGTAGAGAAAAAACGCAGCCTCACCCCTCAAGAACTTCTACATTTAGTCCAAATACAACAACATTCTTGGGCAAGTTAA
- a CDS encoding ATP-binding protein, with protein sequence MSLDLSTPLQLIGRSVEFGRIVEVLAQDGDLLITGVPGSGRRTLVRWGVAEVGAIALDIDCIRATDGERFLQLLAEAISQNWEAGKIQHWVAENASEFFIFDSETKLKLIRSLNQKQLWQAFEMLLALPQMIAVDLDQRVVIILQSFPHIRSWDRNGLWEMTFRRKINEDSHINYVLIATIAETGNYSQEDQNHLETIQLPPLSHDVLAMWAREILHTAKLTFDPRSQALQLFLNAVQGHIGDAMALIRRLQISCKPDSLITETDLQQAIEGLLKDLSMIYESLLMLLPANQVHLLECLALDPTEKPQSRDYIQKHGLSRGGSLQGALTGLHHKGLIYGAEQGYRLAMPLLALWLRQRLS encoded by the coding sequence GTGAGTTTGGATTTGTCTACCCCCTTACAATTGATTGGGCGCTCAGTGGAGTTTGGGCGCATTGTAGAAGTATTAGCCCAAGATGGTGACTTATTAATTACTGGAGTACCTGGTAGTGGTAGGCGTACTTTAGTGCGGTGGGGTGTGGCAGAAGTAGGTGCGATCGCACTAGATATAGACTGCATCCGCGCCACAGATGGAGAGCGATTTTTACAGTTACTAGCCGAAGCGATTAGTCAAAACTGGGAAGCAGGGAAAATTCAGCATTGGGTAGCGGAAAATGCTAGTGAGTTTTTCATCTTTGATTCAGAAACCAAACTCAAATTGATACGCTCTCTCAACCAAAAGCAGCTATGGCAAGCATTTGAGATGTTGTTAGCATTGCCACAAATGATAGCTGTGGATTTAGATCAGCGTGTAGTGATAATTTTGCAGAGTTTTCCTCATATCCGTTCTTGGGATCGTAACGGTTTATGGGAAATGACATTTCGCCGCAAAATTAACGAAGATAGCCATATCAATTATGTTTTGATCGCCACGATTGCCGAAACAGGTAATTACTCCCAAGAGGATCAGAATCATTTAGAAACTATACAACTACCACCCCTCAGCCATGATGTATTAGCAATGTGGGCTAGGGAAATATTACACACAGCCAAACTCACCTTCGATCCACGTTCTCAAGCATTGCAACTTTTTTTAAATGCAGTACAAGGACATATCGGCGATGCAATGGCGCTAATTCGTCGTCTGCAAATATCCTGTAAACCTGATAGCTTAATCACTGAAACAGACTTACAGCAAGCAATTGAAGGGCTGCTCAAAGATTTATCGATGATTTATGAATCTTTATTGATGTTACTACCAGCAAATCAGGTACATCTTTTAGAATGTCTAGCTTTAGATCCCACAGAAAAACCCCAAAGTAGAGATTATATTCAAAAACACGGACTTTCTAGAGGCGGAAGTCTCCAAGGCGCACTCACAGGTTTGCACCATAAAGGGTTAATTTATGGTGCAGAACAAGGTTATAGATTAGCTATGCCATTATTGGCTTTGTGGTTGCGGCAGAGGTTGAGTTAG
- a CDS encoding cation-translocating P-type ATPase translates to MVQTVASFTPGEKQPTIWHVLEIDEAIARLNTNAQTGLTSTQAIQLLNKIGANELTGKKSQAWWLKFLLQFNQPLLIILLCAGLVKAITGSFVNAGVIWGVTTTNAIIGFVQEAKAEGAIAALANAITTEATIIRDGQKIRVPSRELVPGDIVLLTSGDKVPADLRLIQVRNLQIDESALTGESVAVEKNTPVLQPDTGLAERINMAYAGGFVTFGQGIGVVVATGNYTETGKISQLMEQHTDISTPLTRKFNKFSQNWLYMVLGLATLCFAVGLSFRGFNEALEAAVALTVSAIPEGLPAVVTVTLAIGVSRMAKRHAIIRKLPSVETLGSATVICSDKTGTLTENQMTVQAIYAGGHQYTVTGVGYAPDGEILRDEKPVYLNSDKGLQECLIAGLLCNDSHLETKNGRWVVMGDPTEGALIASANKANFNQPTLAQQMPRLDGIPFESDYQYMATLHDTPTGKTIYVKGSVEAILQRCHLMLNTDGKARPLDCLETLKQSSIEREVNIMARQGLRVLALAKKPVSDEQDTVDHPDIADGLIFLGLQGMIDPPRESAIKAVQACQTAGIQVKMITGDHAVTAQAIARRMGINKNGSVLAFTGTELAKMDKAELAQVAEEGVVFARVAPEQKLRLVEALQSKGEVVAMTGDGVNDAPALKQADIGIAMGGAGTEVAKEAADMLLTDDNFASIEAAVEEGRAVYKNLLKAICFILPVNGGESMTILISTLLARDLPILSLQVLWLNMLNSITMTVPLAFEPKAQNVMEQAPRHPNEPLLSGSRIQRILAISLFNWIVIFGVFEYIRQTTGNIDLARTMAINSLIAGRIFYLLSISQLIPNLIAKMDGTLKENVDIPAIAFGIVGAIILQIAFAHVPLINEVFETAPLTLQQWLFCLGVGSPMILWATLVNRLDPPN, encoded by the coding sequence ATGGTTCAAACTGTAGCTTCCTTTACACCAGGAGAGAAACAGCCGACAATTTGGCATGTCTTAGAAATAGACGAAGCGATCGCCCGGTTGAACACCAATGCCCAGACAGGTTTAACTAGCACCCAAGCAATACAGTTATTAAATAAGATTGGGGCAAATGAACTGACTGGCAAGAAAAGTCAGGCTTGGTGGCTCAAGTTCTTGCTGCAATTTAATCAGCCGCTATTAATTATCTTGTTGTGTGCTGGGTTAGTAAAAGCAATCACGGGTAGCTTTGTCAATGCTGGGGTAATTTGGGGAGTTACCACCACCAACGCCATCATTGGATTTGTGCAGGAAGCCAAAGCCGAAGGTGCGATCGCAGCCTTAGCCAACGCCATCACCACAGAAGCTACAATCATCCGCGACGGGCAGAAAATCCGCGTTCCCTCACGGGAATTAGTTCCTGGTGATATCGTGCTGTTAACTTCCGGTGATAAAGTCCCCGCCGATTTACGCCTAATTCAAGTCCGAAACTTGCAAATAGATGAATCGGCTTTGACTGGTGAATCTGTAGCAGTAGAAAAAAATACACCAGTCTTGCAACCAGATACAGGATTAGCAGAACGCATTAACATGGCTTATGCGGGAGGCTTCGTTACTTTCGGACAAGGAATTGGCGTTGTTGTAGCAACAGGGAACTATACCGAGACAGGTAAAATTTCCCAGTTGATGGAGCAACATACAGATATTTCCACACCATTAACGCGGAAATTTAACAAATTTAGCCAAAATTGGCTATACATGGTACTGGGTTTAGCTACTCTTTGCTTTGCTGTCGGACTAAGCTTTAGAGGCTTCAACGAGGCTCTAGAAGCCGCCGTTGCTTTAACTGTGAGTGCTATCCCAGAAGGTTTGCCAGCAGTAGTAACTGTTACCTTAGCTATTGGTGTTTCCCGCATGGCAAAGCGGCACGCCATTATTCGCAAACTCCCATCTGTGGAAACCTTGGGTAGTGCGACTGTGATTTGTTCCGATAAAACCGGGACATTGACAGAAAATCAGATGACAGTACAAGCAATTTATGCTGGAGGGCATCAATATACGGTAACTGGTGTAGGCTATGCGCCCGATGGGGAAATTCTTAGGGATGAGAAACCTGTCTATTTAAACAGTGATAAGGGACTACAAGAATGTTTGATCGCCGGTTTACTTTGTAATGATTCCCATTTAGAAACTAAAAATGGTAGATGGGTAGTCATGGGAGATCCCACAGAAGGCGCGTTAATTGCATCGGCAAATAAAGCCAATTTCAACCAGCCGACTCTCGCCCAACAAATGCCAAGACTAGATGGGATTCCCTTTGAATCTGACTATCAATACATGGCAACCCTACATGATACACCCACAGGTAAAACTATCTATGTGAAAGGTTCTGTAGAGGCCATTCTCCAACGCTGTCACCTGATGCTAAATACTGATGGTAAGGCTCGTCCCTTAGATTGTTTGGAAACATTAAAGCAGAGTTCTATCGAACGAGAAGTGAATATTATGGCGCGTCAAGGCTTACGAGTTTTAGCCTTAGCCAAAAAGCCAGTTAGTGATGAGCAAGATACGGTAGATCATCCAGATATTGCTGATGGGTTAATTTTCTTAGGCTTACAGGGGATGATTGATCCACCCCGTGAGAGTGCGATTAAAGCGGTGCAAGCCTGTCAAACAGCCGGGATTCAGGTAAAAATGATTACCGGAGATCATGCAGTAACAGCGCAGGCGATCGCCCGACGGATGGGAATCAACAAAAACGGCTCGGTTCTAGCTTTCACAGGTACAGAACTAGCCAAGATGGATAAGGCTGAACTCGCGCAAGTTGCAGAGGAAGGGGTAGTTTTTGCTCGTGTTGCCCCAGAACAAAAACTGCGTCTAGTTGAAGCCTTACAATCCAAAGGTGAAGTTGTCGCCATGACAGGAGATGGTGTCAACGATGCACCCGCCTTAAAACAAGCTGATATCGGGATTGCAATGGGTGGCGCAGGTACAGAAGTAGCTAAAGAAGCCGCAGATATGCTACTTACTGATGATAATTTCGCCTCCATCGAAGCGGCTGTAGAAGAAGGACGAGCCGTTTATAAAAATCTTCTCAAAGCGATTTGCTTTATCCTCCCTGTCAACGGTGGGGAATCAATGACAATCTTAATCAGTACATTATTGGCGAGAGACTTACCAATTCTATCCTTACAAGTCCTCTGGCTAAATATGTTGAACTCCATCACCATGACAGTACCTTTGGCATTTGAACCAAAGGCGCAAAACGTGATGGAACAAGCACCACGTCATCCCAATGAACCCTTACTATCAGGGAGTCGTATCCAGCGTATTTTAGCAATTTCTCTCTTTAACTGGATTGTCATATTCGGGGTATTTGAATACATTCGTCAAACTACAGGTAATATCGATTTAGCCAGAACAATGGCGATTAATTCTCTCATTGCGGGACGAATATTTTACCTATTAAGTATTAGTCAATTAATTCCCAATCTCATCGCCAAAATGGACGGTACATTAAAAGAAAACGTTGATATTCCCGCTATTGCTTTTGGCATTGTCGGTGCAATTATCTTACAAATTGCCTTTGCTCATGTACCCTTAATTAATGAAGTATTTGAAACCGCACCATTAACTTTACAGCAGTGGCTGTTCTGTTTAGGAGTAGGTTCACCGATGATTTTATGGGCGACACTTGTCAATCGTTTAGATCCACCCAATTAA
- a CDS encoding rubrerythrin family protein: MDLSNFTTLQNLEAAFGGESMANRKYLFFAEVARKLGFTDLAKLFRETAEQETEHAFAHFELLHPELVVKDPAALTDEQKREIVSRCLSLAIEGETYEYTTMYPDFAAAAQSDRDHPAAEEFLKQAQESSEHATTFRDAAHRFGLLKFIENYHADRYSEALEVLNGGQPVTRVAGTDPSTRKWICRQCSMIYDPVAGDPDSGIAPGTPFEAIPDDWYCPICGATKKTFKPLEEKIAA, translated from the coding sequence ATGGATTTATCGAACTTTACTACATTACAAAACTTAGAAGCTGCCTTTGGTGGCGAGTCGATGGCAAACCGCAAGTATCTGTTTTTTGCCGAAGTAGCGCGTAAGCTAGGATTTACAGATTTAGCTAAATTATTCCGCGAAACCGCAGAACAAGAAACAGAACACGCTTTTGCCCATTTTGAATTACTGCACCCGGAATTGGTTGTCAAAGATCCAGCCGCTTTGACTGACGAACAAAAGCGGGAAATTGTCTCTCGTTGCTTATCTTTGGCGATTGAAGGTGAGACTTACGAATATACAACAATGTATCCTGATTTTGCCGCAGCCGCTCAAAGCGATCGCGATCATCCGGCGGCGGAAGAATTTCTCAAACAAGCGCAAGAATCTAGCGAACACGCCACCACTTTCCGCGATGCTGCACATCGCTTTGGGTTATTAAAATTTATCGAAAATTACCACGCTGATCGCTATAGTGAAGCTTTAGAAGTATTGAATGGTGGACAACCAGTTACTAGAGTTGCAGGCACAGATCCCAGCACTCGTAAGTGGATTTGCAGACAATGTAGTATGATTTACGATCCTGTGGCTGGTGATCCTGATTCTGGTATTGCACCCGGTACACCATTTGAAGCTATTCCCGATGATTGGTATTGTCCAATTTGTGGTGCTACCAAGAAGACTTTTAAACCACTTGAGGAAAAAATCGCTGCTTAG
- a CDS encoding lysophospholipid acyltransferase family protein: MSRTREPLISLALYHAFKWSIVSPMLHGYFRGRIYGVENVPRTGPIVVVSNHASYFDPPIVSNCVRRPVAYMAKQELFEVPVLAQAIKLYGAYPVSRGSADRNAIRSALEYLENGWAVGVFLEGTRTPDGRIHDPKRGAALLAAKAKAPILPVCLWGSEKILQKGSSLPQAVPLTVRIGNLIDTPTSTNKEELEAITQKCTAVINEMHDLGR; encoded by the coding sequence ATGTCTCGAACCCGTGAACCTTTAATTAGTCTGGCGCTGTACCATGCGTTTAAATGGTCTATTGTTAGTCCGATGTTACATGGTTACTTTCGGGGTCGAATTTATGGTGTAGAAAATGTTCCGCGAACAGGCCCGATAGTAGTTGTAAGTAATCACGCTAGTTATTTTGACCCGCCAATTGTCTCTAACTGTGTACGCCGTCCAGTAGCATACATGGCCAAACAGGAATTATTTGAAGTTCCTGTTTTGGCACAGGCGATTAAATTATATGGTGCTTACCCAGTTAGTCGAGGAAGTGCCGATCGCAATGCTATCCGTTCAGCGTTAGAGTATCTAGAAAATGGCTGGGCTGTGGGTGTGTTTTTGGAAGGTACTCGCACACCGGATGGACGCATTCATGACCCGAAACGGGGTGCAGCACTTTTAGCAGCTAAAGCTAAAGCACCTATATTACCCGTGTGTTTGTGGGGTTCGGAGAAAATTCTCCAAAAAGGCTCGTCTTTACCCCAAGCCGTTCCTCTCACGGTGAGAATTGGCAATTTAATTGATACGCCTACTTCTACAAACAAAGAAGAATTGGAGGCAATAACCCAAAAGTGTACTGCTGTGATTAATGAAATGCACGATTTAGGACGCTAA
- the fabD gene encoding ACP S-malonyltransferase: protein MTKTAWVFPGQGSQAMGMGTDLLDIPSAKEKFAQAEDILGWSVNEICQNEEAKLAQTLYTQPCLYVVESILADLIRERGYKPDLVAGHSLGEYIALYVAGVFEWSTGLELVKRRSELMENAAGGMMAAMMNFDREQLETVIAQTPDVVLANDNSPAQVVISGTPDAVQTVMSQVKAKRSVPLKVSGAFHSHLMTAAATEFQEILENVEFQQATVPVLSNVEPEPAVDAQVLKQRLTQQMTGSVRWREISLALPTQGIEKVVEIGPGNVLTGLIKRTVSDVTLENVRNAAELPN from the coding sequence ATGACTAAAACTGCATGGGTGTTTCCCGGACAAGGTTCTCAAGCTATGGGCATGGGAACAGACTTATTAGATATACCAAGTGCTAAAGAAAAATTTGCTCAAGCTGAGGACATCTTAGGATGGTCTGTGAACGAAATCTGCCAAAATGAAGAAGCAAAATTAGCACAGACACTCTACACTCAACCGTGTCTTTACGTAGTTGAAAGTATCTTGGCAGACCTCATCCGGGAACGAGGATACAAACCAGATTTAGTTGCAGGTCATAGTTTAGGAGAATATATCGCCCTTTACGTCGCTGGTGTATTTGAATGGTCAACTGGGTTGGAACTGGTTAAGCGCCGCTCTGAACTCATGGAAAATGCAGCCGGCGGTATGATGGCGGCAATGATGAATTTTGACCGCGAACAGTTAGAAACAGTCATTGCCCAGACCCCTGATGTAGTCTTAGCAAATGATAATAGTCCTGCACAGGTTGTAATTTCCGGCACACCCGACGCAGTACAAACTGTAATGTCGCAAGTAAAAGCCAAACGTTCTGTACCCTTGAAAGTCTCTGGCGCGTTTCACTCACATCTCATGACGGCGGCGGCGACTGAGTTTCAAGAAATTCTGGAAAATGTTGAATTTCAACAAGCTACAGTTCCCGTATTATCCAACGTCGAGCCAGAACCTGCCGTTGATGCCCAAGTTTTAAAACAGCGCCTCACTCAGCAAATGACGGGTTCAGTACGCTGGCGAGAAATTTCTTTAGCCCTACCAACGCAAGGTATTGAGAAAGTAGTAGAAATTGGCCCAGGTAACGTACTCACTGGTTTAATTAAACGTACTGTTTCTGATGTAACTTTAGAAAACGTCCGCAACGCTGCGGAATTGCCCAATTAG
- a CDS encoding beta-ketoacyl-ACP synthase 3, which yields MQNLGIAITGSGSAVPETSLHNQELTQLVETSDEWISSRTGIRQRRLALPTESLSELAAAASRQAIASAGITAADIDLILLATSTPDDLFGTACKIQAAIGATKAVAFDLTAACSGFVFGLVTAAQYIKTGVYQNVLLIGGDILSRWVDWQDRRTCVLFGDGAGAVVLQANESDRLLGFALKSDGTQNHYLNLGYQGTAQEILPNVNVTQGTYQPLTMNGKEVYRFAAQKVPEIIDKALFEAKLTVDQIDWLLLHQANQRILDTVAQRLNIPDHKVISNLANYGNTSAASIPLALDEAVREGKIKTNDIIAASGFGAGLTWGAAIFQWGR from the coding sequence GTGCAAAATTTAGGCATCGCAATTACCGGAAGTGGTTCGGCAGTACCAGAAACTTCCCTTCACAACCAAGAATTAACCCAACTTGTCGAGACATCAGACGAGTGGATTAGCTCAAGAACGGGGATTCGTCAACGGCGATTAGCGCTACCGACGGAATCCTTGAGCGAACTGGCGGCGGCTGCAAGTAGACAAGCGATCGCCTCTGCTGGTATCACCGCAGCCGACATAGATTTGATTTTGTTGGCAACATCCACCCCAGACGATTTGTTTGGCACTGCTTGTAAAATTCAAGCTGCAATAGGAGCCACCAAAGCTGTAGCCTTTGATTTAACCGCCGCCTGTTCTGGCTTTGTGTTTGGTCTAGTTACAGCCGCCCAATACATCAAAACTGGCGTGTATCAGAATGTATTGTTGATTGGGGGTGATATCCTCTCTCGCTGGGTAGATTGGCAAGACAGACGCACTTGTGTATTGTTTGGTGATGGTGCAGGGGCAGTGGTATTGCAAGCCAACGAAAGCGATCGCCTATTAGGTTTTGCCCTCAAGAGTGATGGTACGCAAAACCATTATCTCAACCTGGGATATCAAGGTACTGCTCAAGAAATCCTCCCCAACGTCAACGTCACCCAAGGCACATATCAACCCCTCACTATGAACGGTAAAGAAGTTTACCGCTTCGCCGCTCAAAAAGTTCCAGAAATAATTGATAAAGCCTTATTTGAAGCCAAGTTAACCGTTGACCAAATCGATTGGCTCTTACTACATCAAGCAAACCAACGCATTCTTGATACCGTAGCCCAACGCCTTAATATTCCCGACCACAAAGTAATCAGCAACCTTGCTAATTACGGTAATACCTCCGCCGCTTCCATCCCCTTAGCCTTAGACGAAGCCGTGCGCGAAGGCAAAATTAAAACCAACGACATCATCGCTGCATCCGGTTTTGGTGCAGGTTTAACCTGGGGCGCAGCCATTTTTCAATGGGGAAGATAG